One window of Triplophysa rosa linkage group LG10, Trosa_1v2, whole genome shotgun sequence genomic DNA carries:
- the insm1b gene encoding insulinoma-associated protein 1b, whose amino-acid sequence MPKGFLVKRNKKAALVSYRIRSDEEGGSAPECHIPRMESSLPAPVASKPDRIISASPSDGADAPVPVHSAKPVQFGNPETVYQALYSPTRPISKEHDRKYFERSFNLGSPVSAESFPTPASLTSLDHHHLLFAPVDLKIGTSNSNRSGTASSVAHAPSVRTGTKRPSSDAERKNGGGVKSAKKPKAIRKLNFEDEVTTSPVLGLRIKEGPVEMKPRAASSNNTNKPLGEFICQLCKEEYSDPFSLAQHKCSRIVRVEYRCPECDKVFSCPANLASHRRWHKPRAQSTPGSQSTKQAIQPAKPFPAELKEFSNDRDSPSPGLSESSSDDGLYDCQHCGKRFKRQAYLRKHMLGHQALRNQMAGDAFHNAERPDAVDSQRSQSPLNLSPVDCLVCPACGENLPTRASLERHLRLVHDDSQAFPCKFCPATFYSSPGLTRHINKCHPTENRQVILLQMPVRNAC is encoded by the coding sequence ATGCCCAAAGGATTCCTAGTGAaaagaaacaagaaggcagcGCTCGTCTCCTACAGAATTCGCTCGGATGAGGAAGGAGGCTCAGCTCCAGAATGTCACATCCCTCGGATGGAGTCATCTTTGCCCGCGCCCGTCGCTTCCAAGCCGGACAGAATCATCTCAGCATCCCCGTCAGATGGAGCAGATGCACCGGTGCCGGTCCACAGCGCGAAGCCGGTGCAGTTCGGCAACCCGGAGACGGTCTACCAAGCCCTGTACAGCCCCACCCGGCCCATAAGCAAGGAACACGACAGAAAATATTTCGAGAGAAGTTTCAATCTGGGTTCGCCGGTCTCCGCCGAATCGTTTCCCACACCCGCCTCTCTCACCAGCCTGGACCATCATCATCTTCTGTTCGCTCCGGTTGACTTGAAAATCGGCACCAGCAACAGCAACCGGAGCGGAACGGCGAGCAGCGTCGCGCACGCCCCGTCCGTCAGAACCGGCACCAAAAGACCTTCCTCCGACGCCGAGCGCAAAAACGGCGGCGGCGTCAAAAGCGCCAAGAAACCCAAAGCCATACGCAAACTGAATTTCGAGGACGAGGTGACCACGTCCCCGGTGCTGGGCCTGAGAATCAAAGAGGGACCGGTGGAGATGAAACCACGGGCGGCCTCGAGCAACAACACCAACAAGCCCTTGGGAGAGTTCATTTGCCAGCTCTGCAAAGAAGAATACTCGGATCCCTTCTCTCTGGCACAGCACAAGTGCTCCAGGATTGTACGGGTGGAGTACAGGTGTCCCGAGTGCGACAAAGTCTTCAGCTGTCCCGCAAACCTGGCGTCTCACCGGCGATGGCACAAACCGCGAGCCCAGAGCACACCGGGCTCGCAAAGCACCAAACAAGCCATCCAACCCGCCAAACCGTTCCCAGCGGAGCTCAAAGAGTTCTCCAACGACAGGGACTCGCCGAGTCCGGGTCTGTCGGAGTCCAGCTCGGACGACGGGCTGTACGACTGCCAGCACTGCGGGAAGAGATTTAAACGCCAAGCCTACTTGAGAAAGCACATGTTGGGACACCAAGCGCTCCGTAATCAAATGGCGGGAGACGCTTTTCACAACGCGGAGAGGCCCGATGCCGTGGACAGCCAAAGGAGCCAAAGTCCACTCAATCTAAGCCCCGTGGACTGTCTCGTGTGTCCCGCGTGCGGGGAGAACCTGCCCACCAGGGCGAGTCTGGAGCGACACCTGCGCCTCGTGCACGACGATTCTCAGGCGTTTCCCTGCAAGTTCTGCCCTGCCACTTTCTACAGCTCCCCGGGTCTCACCCGACACATCAACAAATGCCACCCCACCGAAAACAGGCAGGTCATTCTGCTCCAGATGCCCGTTCGCAACGCCTGCTGA